The genomic DNA AACAGGTTTCCGTACAGCATGGGATGGGGCGGCAATACGCCCGCTGACACATAGCTACCGTATTTTGAATTCGACTTGAGCTCATCGAGAAAAGTACTGACTTCGCCCAGCGTCAATGCAGGAAATGCTTCTCCCTCTTTGAGTTTCGAGCGAGCGTCCACGTACTCAGGACCCGTTGCCGGGATCGACAGCGAAATGTTCGCGACCATGTGATCGTGAAGATCCATATACTTACGGAATAGCTCGATATCGCCGTCAACGTCCTGCTTGAGGGATTCGGCCGCGGATTTGTCCGCATCTTCACCTGGCCCTGCAGCAGTCAGGGCTGCAATTTGATTCACGACAGTCTTAATATCATTGGGCTCGGCAGCAACCACCGCTCCACTGTCTGTGTAGCGAGCAAATCGTTCGCGAACAACGGCCTCCAGTTCGCGATCGATCTTCGCGATCGCCTGTGATGGAGTTTCTGCGATGTGCCCGGGAAGGATGTCGTGAGCGAACTTGCCGGAGTACTCAATTGACTTAATACCCAGAAAGACGAATGCAAGGATCATGGTGTAGGTCAACCAGGATCTGGCTTTGGTGTAGTTCTTGTTTGCCATTGCTTCGTGCGCAACGACCACGCAGAAACTGGAGACAATCAACACGAACGTATTGACGCCACCAAGAAAGATATTGATATGGGTATCGGCAGGATTGTCCGGCCAGCCGGGTGAACCCAGTCTCAACACAATATACGACCCGATAAAGGCCGTAAAGAACATGATTTCTGTGCCAAGAAATAGCCACATCCCCAGTTTAGAGTTGGGAATCGGAATACCCATTTTCAGGGCGGAAGGCTGTGCTGAGTGCGACATGGGAAATCAGATTCTGGAACAAACTAAAGGTTCTGGAAGCAACAAGCG from Planctomycetaceae bacterium includes the following:
- a CDS encoding cytochrome c oxidase subunit 3, encoding MSHSAQPSALKMGIPIPNSKLGMWLFLGTEIMFFTAFIGSYIVLRLGSPGWPDNPADTHINIFLGGVNTFVLIVSSFCVVVAHEAMANKNYTKARSWLTYTMILAFVFLGIKSIEYSGKFAHDILPGHIAETPSQAIAKIDRELEAVVRERFARYTDSGAVVAAEPNDIKTVVNQIAALTAAGPGEDADKSAAESLKQDVDGDIELFRKYMDLHDHMVANISLSIPATGPEYVDARSKLKEGEAFPALTLGEVSTFLDELKSNSKYGSYVSAGVLPPHPMLYGNLFASLYFLITGFHAIHVLVGMTLFAIPLLQGANLDGKWTDWVENSGLYWHFVDLVWIFVFPLLYIIH